DNA from Fusarium verticillioides 7600 chromosome 4, whole genome shotgun sequence:
GGCTTGTTTGAGGAATGGGGGCTTTGAATCAAGTGTCAAAGCACATACGGTATGCGTTTGGAGCTATATATGCGGTCTTGGCGAGATTCGAGCGTCGAGGGAATGTCTGAGGGAATGTCTTATTATAGAAGAGACAagaatgaaagaaagaaCCACGATTTTGACGAGAGTATTATATAGAGAACCTCAGACTGGGTATCGGGTTCGCTCTGTCAgcttctttgttgttgtgtaAGAttgtggtgttggttgtgctTGGACCATTTCTCCTTGAGCGATGTGTGAAGCTCTGCTTATTTTTTTTTCAAGTATATAGAAAGGGGGCTTTGGGGGTAGCTCAAGAAATCGTCCCGCAGGCAGGAaatgagaaggaaaagagaggAATCTTCTGGTATTGTTAGAGTTTAGGTTTCTCCAAGTTATTTAATAAGTAAGTTGATTTAGGTGTAGGCAGCCGTTCCACTTGGAGCCTCTCGCGGAATGCATTCATGTACAACGAAGCGGTTGGCTGTAGGCTGCAACCCATTTTAGGCGAGGCCTATTCAGGGCAGCTCTATCTGTCTGTACCTTAGCTTCTTGGCCCCTCTGAGCCACAAGGATCCAATTGGATGGATCCGCTTCAGGAACTTGAGGTGAAGTGCAGCGAATCAACCCCCGCCTAGTATAAGCTCCTTGGGACCTATAATTTTGGCCTTGTCCGGTTAGTTTACAACCTTTGATGATTCTTTATCACAGTTTATCAATCAGCATACATGCCATTGTAAAACTCAATATCGGTCAAGTATGAAAATTAATGCTGGCGTTCTTCGTAACTGTGACCCATTCCATAAGTCCGAGTCTGGATGTATCAGTCTCGTAAAAGAGCCTACCTATGGGGATTTGTGTCTTATAAGACGCATCTCACAACTGGGACATTTACGAGCGACCTTCCCTCGACGAGTTTCAACTTCAGAAATCCCGGGCATGAGATCGTGCCTAGGACTGGCTTGTGGAGTGAGAAGCCGGTATATAGTCGTATACTAATATTTTCGACGAGACATGTTGGAGGGAGGTTAATCTATGCGGGACAGTGGCCTGGGGACGACGAGATTACGgagtatcatcatcataataGCCAGGGGTGTCTACATATTTGTATGTCTGCTCGGGCAGGTTTTTAGCTTTGTGAGATCATCCAAGATCGTCCAGGCACGCCAGGCACAAGATATGGAGGCGAAAAGCTTGGAAAACAAGCTGAATCAAGCTGACGGAGCTGGCTCTTGAGCAACCAGCCACCAAACGCAAACTGGTGACGTCCTGTGAAGAAAACTTCGACTTGTCGCGACCATGACGCGAGAACGTTTGAGCCAATCGGGCGGTTCCCCTTGCTTCAAACGGTTCTGCTCCCACAGGCAAGAATCTCATTGTTTTCGCAGCTAAACTTGTTTGCGCAACGGTAGTCACGTGAAATCACTCCCAATTCTCAAACCTGCCTCCGAATTTTCCTTCAAAGGTCTGTTCACATTCTGGTCCGTCCAGGAGAGACCTCTTCAGGTGTAGCGTCTGTAAGCATTCGGGCGTAGTGCTTAAATAGCGCAGCAGCCAAGAGCTGACCATTTGTCCTTGTGGAGCCACCTCTAGCGATAGCAGTGCCCAGCAACTGATCGCTACAGTGGGCACGTCCCTTAACAGTTAGCGGGGGCCACCTCCAGCCACGCTCAGAGTTACCCCCCCCAGCCTTCTATTTCTCTACCCAAGCTGGAGTGCACGGGAGTGGAGTGCACCGTGATTCACAGAGTACCTCACCTCAGTCGCCCACCAAACCTAGAGCCAAACTAAACAAACCAATCCACCTCATCCACCGCCGACCGCATTCCTGACCTTTGCATCCTGTCTCGCACGTCACCCTCTCGACCATCAGAAAAATCCTCACCTACGTACAGATATCAAATTCAGTTTCCCTCTTCGAACGAGCTTTTCCtgtgttgatcttggttttTGTTTGTCCATCCGCTCGCAGCACACGGCGACTTGGTGACGGTTTTCTTTGTTACTATTATCACCACATTTCgcttcgcttcttctcacaCATTTGAATACTTGATCAGCGACTCGCACAAAGCGACTACAAACGCATCCGCAGCTTTCGCGAAGCCTTTCCCTACGATTGTCGATTTTTTTGTCTACTTTTCTTGACGCAGCTTTCTCCTCAAACGTCACATTGTCACGCTTGAAGGATATGCTATTGTATGCGAGAAACAATTACCATTGACAATAATGACTACACGCAATTGACACCGCGTCCCCAACAGCCAGGCCAACCAACACGATTTGTAcaaccttggcctcagcaTACAGATTGCGTACTGCACATAGCAACACATTCACTACCATGGAACCCTTACGACTTAAGCCCAGACAGCCCGTCGAGGCCGACATAGAGAAttgggatgacgatgacttcgTGGTAGAAGGCGACGATCTATCCTTCCGCAGCCCATCTACTGCCACAAATAATCCTTCGCGaccatcctcttcaagacGACGCGATTCTGGGTCATCCCACTTTTCATTTAGATCTGAAttcgaaggagaagaagagcaacatgTCCATATCCCgggagatgacgagaagTCAACGCTGGATGCCATCGCCGCAGCCCAAAGTGCCGGCATCCCATTACCATCAAATGTTCCATCCTCTGCTCTCATGGGAGGTACTATCAAACGTCTTGGTGGACGAAAGATTCGCAAGATCATTCAAGACGATTGGGAGAACGATCTAGAGATCCCCGACTCCTCACagggtttgaagatgaagaaactAGAGCAACCCAAGTCCCCCGAGACCTCGCGACATGTCAGCTTTGGATCTACACATACTAGCCCTATGAGCTGGGGCAATTCACCTCCGACTTCCCCCTTTGACAAAGTCAACCGACGTGAGTCTTGTCAATCAATCCAGTCTATCCAAAGCATGCAGTCTATTCAGTCTGCCACAAGCAGTCTCTCTGCCGCCATAAATCTGGATAGATTTAAAGACgctgatgacgacgatgacttttttggagatggaggtgatACTATTAGAGCCTCCAAAAACCGTCAACTTCCGAAACCTGTTTCCTTTATCACACCGCCTACTCCTCAGAGAGAAGCCAAACCCTCCAACCCTGAGGATGATTTCGAGATGGATCTTGAACTTCCATCAGACGGAAAACTTAAACTTTCTACTAGAAAGGAGATCCCAAAGACACCTTCCAACCAGTCAGAGGATCTGGACTGgggagaaggaagcttgGGCACTCGATATGGTGGTACGAGGCGAGACGCACGTTCTGCCCGAAGCTCAGCGGCTTCTGCGCTTAGCCCAAGTGTGTCAAGTTCTATCACTGCTgaaagtgaagatgaaacATTTGATGGACTTGTCCTCCCTCCAGGGCCTGTTAACTGGACTGAGAGGCTTCAACAAAGGCGGAAGAGTCGATCGCCCAACCGCATTTCCGAAGAACCTATTGTACCCGCAAAGAAGGTATCGGCAGCTGAAGCCGATAAGCCTGATTttcttgaaggccttgatctcggcgaAGGAGATGTCTTTGATTCGAGCAAGCTCACTCTGCATAAGAACGTCAGAGTCAAGGAAACACGACCGGCGAGCCCTGCTCGACCCAAAGCGGCAGTGTCGCTCACATTTACACACAAACCACTCAATTCAACTCGGATACCTAGGTTGAATCACCATGAGCGAACACACTCAACATCGTTGGAGCCTGTCTCCGAGAGTGGTGGCCCTATCCCGCAGCGCACTCGTCGTTCTCATTCCAGACTGGGTCACTCATCCCAATCCTCCATCGTCAGCCTACCAACTCCCACTACAACCTCGCCATCTCATGGACTGCCACCCACTCCACGCAGGAGGGAAGTTAATCTTCGCACCTCTACAAATTCACTTCGAACTGAACCGACAACCACTAGTGCTCAGCTGCTTAAGCAGAAACGCTCCCTACCTGCAATTCGTGGCCCGGCCAAGCAGCCTTCCTATCGTCATGAGAGGCCTCCTTCGAGGTCGGAGAACAATCGACCATCGTCTGGTGTGAGGCCAAAGACACCCACAGAACGTCAGCGACATGGTGCGACAGATAGCCCGGCAACTGTCCGCAAGTCTCATTTGCCATTTCTGCCTGCCGGCGCTTCTCAGTCGCAGTCACAGCACGTTGCTACAAAGCAGACTCGTGGATTCCGTCGACATGATTCAGATAACTCCATCAGTTCTATTGACCTACGCCCTAACTCTCGTACACTTTCCCGATCGACAATGCGATCACCCAGTCCAAATCATCGTCACCGCGCCACTGCCGATACTTGGGAGCGTCTGAGCAAGCCaaagaacaaaaagaacTTTGGCGATGGCCACGAATTGGACGGCTTTGATGATTTGCCCACATCCAAAGAAACTGAAACGAAGTACCTGAAGCAACCGACTAGCTCAGGACCAAAAGTTGCTTTGCGTAACAGGCTGTATCAAAACGTTCTGCCAGACCGGAACACTACCATGTCTCCATCAATCCCCCCTACCCCTCGACCATCCTTCACTCCTCACTTTGCTCGCGACACAGCTGCAAGTAGAATTGCCCGGGAGACTGCGCTGGCTCAGCGGGTCCCTAGCAGTGGCCCGTTAACGCCTCTAAGCTCCCAGCGTGTCGCTCACCTTTCCTCGCGAGGCAATCTGACGCCTACCATTCCTCAGTCTAACATTCGATCGAGAAAGCACAAGCGACCACAACAGACCAAGCCACACCTAATCTCAAACTTGAATAGTGGCAAAGAGTCTAAGAGTAAGTTTACCAGACCTCGCGTTGATACTATCGCTAACAAAAAACAGTGGTGAATGGTATGTTCTATAATGCAGACACATACAGATGGGAAGGCAATGAGAACGCCCTGAATGTTTTTGAACCCCCTGTACAAACACCTACCCAAGCTGTTGTCTTAAGCAATACCCGCGAGAAGGAAACGTCGACACCTCGTCCTGCACTCATTACCAACATTAGCGCCACCAAGGGCGTTCAAGTTGTTGGTGGCATGGTTTTTGATCCACAGAACATGTGCTGGCTTAAACTTGATAATCCTGCTAAGCCTACCTCTGAGACCAGCGACACTATGGATGGCTTTGACGCGCtggacgacgaagacgttTTCAAGGATATTCCTGACTTGGAAGATAACACTGCTGCCGACGATGAGGGCGCTCAGGGTCGCGTTAGCGACATCAAGGACGAGTGGCTCGTCGGCGAAGAATTTGATGTTGGGCCTGAATTCATCAGGcggcaacgagaagaagaagatcggtGGAGAAAGAAGTGCGAGAAATGGATCGGCCGAGGATCCAGAGATCGCGAAACCTGGCGTTGGACGATACGCGAGCTTGTCTCACAGTTTGACGATTTGGCGGCTATGTGAGAAAACTCAAGCCTCACGGCTCTTTGCCATTCTTCGGCATCACTGTTAAGCAACAACTTGTAATACGCACACTCACCATGCCGAGCAATTGTGGACACACAATATGGCAGAGTCACCTACACGATTTATGGAACAAACAACTGATTGTCATGAAAGGGATTACGGCTGGATACCCCGGGTGGTTTGGGTCAACATGACTCACTCTGGTTTTTGATATTTTTGTTGCTCgattttgttttgtttctttgcCAGCGCCAAAGGGATATTGATGACGACCATGTACTATATGGCAAAAAAGGGTTGGGCTGGCTTTGGGTTCTGGGGAATGATAGAAAAAAATGGCGGCCAGCGGCAAACCCCCTTACGGCTGGGAAGCTGGGCTATTTAATGACGAGATGAACTTTACGACCTGCTTTATTAGCTACGACAttcttttatttatttcttttGTGGTCTAGTTAGATTTTATATCAAATGAGATGCTTATAACAATACGAGAATGCCCTTGTGGTTGAAACTGTTGTGATATGAACGGACTCCAAACACTTTTGTTTATTATCTAGCGTATAATATGAAAAACCCTCTACGTGAACAACACTAAAAGTCGTCAAACCCATAACCATTTTTAGAACAAGAAACTCCCGCGAATGGTTGAGCAGCTGGTATCTACTTCTGCTTTGtgctctccttctccttctttgcctttttgcTGTTACTTTTAGGATCCAGACCTCTTCGGCGCATGGCATTCCTTCGTCCCTTCTCCATGTACTccttatcctcctcctcatcccaACCGCCAAAGTCGTCATcaggcttggtcttggctgtatcctcatcatctgtggCGATAGGTGTTCTATCGatgacctcttcctcgtcagcGAGGCCAGTAGAACGGTCACGAGCGTTGGAGGCATTGGCGGGCGTGGGGCCGATCTTATGGAACTTGGCAACGAAGAAACCGTCCACGTTGTAGGTGTGAGGGTAGTATCGACGGGTGTGGCGCATAGAGGGGTCGAACTTCTTGCCCATGTAGCTGGTGAAGCCCTCCTTTCCAAATGCGAGACCAGCATCAACGAGGCGAACATTGGGGCGACGAGAGAGGGCGTATTGAACGACTTGTTCGTTCTCCTCGACGGTGACGGAACAGGTTGAGTAAACAATGTAGCCGCCCGTCTTGGAGCTATGGTTGACTGAGTCAATGGCGGCGAGAAcaagctgcttctgaatATGGGGGAGTTGCATGAAGTCACGCTCTGTCTTGTTCGTCTTGACACTAGGATCCTTTGCAATAACACCAGTTCCAGAGCAGGgagcatcgagaagaacacgaTCGAAACCACCCATAGGCTTGGGGAACTCACGGGCATCGTAGTTTGAGACAATGACGTTGCGCGTTCCAAGACGGTGAATGTTACCGATCAGACCCTTAGCACGAGCCTTGTTGGGATCGTTAGCCACGACGATACCGGTGTTCTTCATCATAGCAGCCATGTAAGTAGTCTTTCCACCGGGGGCAGCGGCCATATCGAGCACGCGCTCGTTCTCCTGGGGGTCGAGAGCCATGCAGGGCAAGAAAGAGGATGCAGCTTGGAGAATGTAGTGACCGGCAAGATACTCAGGAGTAGCACCGAGGGGTACGCTACTCTCGAAGACCTGGAGACCAACCTTGGACCACTTTCCGACGGGCTCAAGAGTAACACCACGGTTGATAAGAGCCTGGGCAAGATCACGACGATGAGTGCGCAGAGTGTTTGTTCGAATGACGACAGGACGGGCCGACTCGTTAGCCTCGAAGAAAGCAAAAGCCTCACGAGGGGTGAAGAGGTTaaagagcttctcagcgaGATACTCGGAGTAGCCATAGTAAGAGCAAAtatccttgagaagttgtgATGTGTACTCGACTCTTGAACGACCCTCCTCGGACAGGTTGGCGAAGTCGTCAAGGACGCGGATGTTTTCGGTGATTCTTGTTCGCAGAAGCTGCAAGTCGGGGGCTAGGAGGGCGGTTGTCTTCTTTGAGAGCTCATCGTCGCTGTCTTCATCGGACAGAATATGAGGCTTGTCGCCGTGGATGTTGGTCTGGAGAGCCTCTTGTGCCATTTCAGCCTCTGCTTCGGCAGCTTCCTCTGCCATTTGAGCATCTAATTTCCGTGAAAGACCGGCGATATTGGCGGCTgtgagcttctcctcggcgtCGGactcgtcctcatcctcagagaACATAGCTTTCGTGTTCTTgcctccagcatcttcatcggagTCGAATACAGAGTCATCGTCGTCTGAACCGAGGAAATCGTCGCCAAGTCCGGCGCCGCCTCCCAGATCTGAATCGtcctcgagatcttcaaggtcaaactcatcgtccatctcctcatcgtccatctcctcatcggaCACATCCTCCAGCGCCGGCGCCGGggccttcttgttcttcttcaccttgccattggcctTTGGCTCCGGAGCAGGCGCCGCAGCCTTTGCAGGCTTGGTgacctttgtcttcttgccatccttcttAGCGGCGACACCATTTCGCTTGGGCTCGATGACCGTCCTCTCCTTTGTGTTGgtctttcgcttcttcttctcgggcgCCTCGACGACGGGATCGACAGGTAGACcggccttgcgcttgagTTTTGCAAAGTGTTCCTCGGAAAGGGGTTGAGGAGGaccctgcttcttcataCGACGTCCGACACCCATTTTGAAGTGAAAAGAACAACAATTGCAATTGAAAAGTTGTCAGGGATTTAGTTCGACCGAGATGCAAAATAGATctggtcttggttcttgggCCTAGGAAAAGTTACAATAGATCGCGCCCCGCCGAAACTTTTTTCTGCAGACGCTGCGATTGCCAGGGTCTGATAAGCGGCAGAACTTCGTATCGGATCGCCGAAAATGTACCTTATGTAATCTCTTGTgggcagcttgagcttgctcTGTTAGGTGTGTTCAATGAcgatggttgatgaagctggctaGAACCTACTATTGATCGGTTCCTATTGTTGCCAAATAGAGGCTATTAACATCTTGACTATAATTTTAGAGTCCTATACATTCGGAAGACTCTCTCTACTATCCTCCAACTTTCTCTCCTTTGcattcatcatcgccgatcAACCCCACCTCCGTCGAGCTCACAGTTATCACAAcgaagccatcatcatgtctgaaACCGCTTTCGCCCAAACATTTCTGGCATCGCTAGAGTCGCGGCCTATCCGACTCTCTGCCGACCATGTCGAAGACCCCAAGACTTACCCTGCTCGACCACCTGTATGGACTTTgtgctcttcttccacgGCACATGCTAATACCAGCTCTAGTACATCATCCCCCGCATGCCCAAGGCCATGAGCAAACCCAACAACCTTGCTCCCGGCTCCGAACGAAGCATCACCGTGTCACTCAAGTCACTTCGCAACCCTCCTCTGAGCATCAAGCTCGCTTCTCAATCCCTAGACACCTCAATCCTggacatcaaggccaacatcgagaagcagacaAGGATACCCGCCGCCAAGACTAAGTTGTTGCACAACAAGAAGCCTATCCCTGATAGCAAGATTCTTAAGGACCTACTAGGTGAGACGGATATGTCTATTGAGTTTACGGTTATGGTTATTGGAGGTGCCGCTGCTATTCCACCAGAAGAGCCTGAGGCCACCCCTGAGGCCCAACCCGTAGGCGCCCAAGCCTTACAGACGGAGGCCTTCTGGGGTGACCTGAAAGGATTCTTGATGCAACGACTAAAGGATGAAGCCGAGGCCGAACGTCTCTCTGGGCTTTTCAAATCAAGTTGGGAGTCGAATCAAGCAAACCCATAGAAGGTGACGATATTTAGAAGCAATGAGAGCATGACAGAGACAATCGGATAGATAGATGATAGAATGCCAATAGTTGCCACATACCAGCATGCGGTTTTATTTCCCGTGGTACGTACGATACATGGTCAGTGTCGGCGATTGTGCGAATTTAAGTCTCGCCCCCAGAAGCAAACTCGTTGGTTTGCGTCCCTGGAGGAAACGAAACATTTCATGATCCACGCGCGTTTGTTCCACCCCCTCACTATGCACTCCTACTCATTTGCTTGTTTTGGTGTCTCAACTCTTGAAACAGCCATAGGTATGTTCAAATTCCGTGTCCACCAGCTTCTATATGGGAACGCGGGCGGCGGTTGGGTAGTCGGTGACAGCGCGCTTAACCAGCAAGACCCTTGCTGACGGTCTTGAGGATGGAGTCGTATTCAATGTCATCAGTGTCGTTAGCCTGGAGCTCGGTGGCAATGCCAGTGAGCGATCGCTTAAGAGCCTCCTTGGAGGAAGCGTAGATCATCTTGGGCTGTAGTTGGGTGTTAGTGGGGGGCCTGAATCAGACGCATTGCCAAGCAATATCGCGTGCCTACGTACCTGGATACCGGCATCATCGGGAGACCAGGCGATAAAGGTGATCTTGTTTCTGTCCGATTGTCAGTGATTTGGGCCACGTGCAGGCCAGGGAAGAAGGACTGCATACCGGATACCATCGCCAGAGGCCAGGCTGTACTCGAAGTCATAGACGGCGTAACGGGGACCCTTGCCAACAGCGCCCTATAAGAGATGTTAGAATTGGTGATTCGGCGTCATTCCACGTTCGTCGGGTTGGCATGCGTACAGTTCGGCTCTTGGAGGTAgcgttgacgagcttctcaCGGAAGTCCTCCCAGTCGCTGTTGTCGGAGGCGTGCTCGACAACGATCTCCTTGTAGTCGTCGGAAAGCTTGTAGACGATGTATTTGTACTTCTTGTTAAGCTTCAGGTCGTTAAAGGCAGTTATGCAGTCCTGCGAAACGGTGGCACTGTATTTCGAAAAAGCAAAATTTAACGTTAGCGCCGTTGTCTCAAATAATGCTGTCTGGGTAGCTGTTGCATGTTTGCCCCGCGCCAGGCGTCATAATCATGGTCGAGGGGAAGGGGAGATGAGCAGCGAAGTGAGGCTCAGCCGCGGGGAAGTGAGGATTTCATGGGCGCACGAGGATCAaacagctgaagaagagagtgacaGGACGAACCCAGATTGAGACTGTGAATTATCATTAGATTCAGGTTATTTTTGGTGGCTTTATAGGGGAGCTTACCATGATTGCGGTCTACGTCAGGAGACGGGATGTTAAGGATGAGGGGTGGACGGGCTGGCGGGGAGCTCTGAGTTAGCTAATAGACCTCAAGTACAGGCTGTAAGAGGATGAAATTttggttggtggtggaggagagCAAAGAGGCTCTCGGCGTACGTACAGAGTGGATTGAAGTGTAGGAGAGAAAATCGACAGTCTCACGATGCAGAGCGAAGCGAAGCAAAAGGACAAAGTCGATGGAAACGGGCGTGAGAGTGAGTGGGTTGTATCTCTTGGGTTAGTTCGGTTTAGGcggtagagagagagaattgCCTTGTATTGTCCCATAGAAAGGCGGGGCCGTTGCGGGAGAAACTTGAGTCGAGTCTCCCCTCTCTTGGGTGTCCTTCTCTTGGTGGGGGTTGCCTGTAAGGATAGCTTCACGTGACTGGACAAGAGTGTATGTCAGTAGAACATTACCTACAGGAAAACTACAGGTAACTACCTACTTGGTTCAATACGACATGACTTGTTGATATCTTTCTTGGCCTGTTTACACTAGACTCTTGTCTTGTATACATATGCAATGGTATCTATCACTTACGAAACTGTCTACTGTTGGTGTCTGTTCTTGAGATCGCATAACTCACCCTTGTCGTAAACTCGTCATCTCTTGTCTGTTCATGCAATGAACCCCTGCTCCATCTCGGCGACTCGGAACTTGCCTTATACAGTCCTAATGCAAACAATCGATCCAAACATATCAGCATGTTACTCAAAGTACTACTAATGTCAAGTCACATAAAAGATAAGAGACCAGGTGTTTCAATGCTTTTGTTTCttgcctctctttttttAAACTTTTAGTATCTCATATCTTTTCATGCTAATGCTACAATCGATGCTATAATACATGGCTTTCAAAATCTAGCCTGAAAATCCGTAAGGGGTATGAAGACAAATGCCATGGTCCGACAACCGATAGAGAGGAGATGAGCTTGCAAGACCACTTTACCCGTCCCAAGATAACACGCAAACCATTGTGCGCCATTCATCCGTCCAGCTTTTTAGTGATACAGCACAACATAAAGTCATATTATTCCTTCTTTTACATCATACCTCCCATACCGCCCATTCCTCCCATGCCGCCCATGCCACCCATAGGAGGACCACCAGGtcccttctcctcagggGCGTCGACGATGGCAACCTCAGTGGTACCCAGAAGAGAGGCAACACCGCTAGCATCGATGAGACCAGTGCGGACGACCTTGAAGGGGTCAAGGATACCGGCGTTGATCATGTCAACGTACTCGCCCTTGGAGCTATCGAAACCCTTGTTGAAGTCACCAGCGTGCTCGTCAGTGAGCTTACCGACAACAACGGAGCTCTCAAGACCGGCGTTCTCGATGATGGTTCGGGCAGGGCGTGTAATGGCGttcttgacgatgctgacaCCGAGCTGCTGGTCGAAGTTGGCAGTAGGAACCTCGTTGAGAGCGTGGGCAGAGGCCTTGATGAGGGCAGTACCACCACCGGGCAGGATACCCTCCTCAACGGCGGCACGGGTGGCATTCAGGGCATCGACGAATCggtccttcttctcaccgacctcaacctcagagGAGCCACCAACCTTGATGACGG
Protein-coding regions in this window:
- a CDS encoding cofilin gives rise to the protein MSQSGATVSQDCITAFNDLKLNKKYKYIVYKLSDDYKEIVVEHASDNSDWEDFREKLVNATSKSRTGAVGKGPRYAVYDFEYSLASGDGIRNKITFIAWSPDDAGIQPKMIYASSKEALKRSLTGIATELQANDTDDIEYDSILKTVSKGLAG